One stretch of Syntrophorhabdaceae bacterium DNA includes these proteins:
- a CDS encoding efflux RND transporter periplasmic adaptor subunit, producing the protein MEKKKRYLIFGLISLIVIVVIISFLIMKKNKNHMRNEEVYKVKKGEVLHSTEQTGIIKSQVGAIVKVGTRATGVITRLKYQVGDFVQKNALIAEIDDREKQAERRNLIAQLEEQKKDLEAKEAQYSYNKLNYEREMRLLEKEFTTKDNVDKAKREMDVARAQVEVSKARIKEVTEKIGSLDVSLSYHKIYSPISGYVSQVTTQEGETVVAGLSAVNLITIIDPTKLEMWIYVDETDIGRVKKGMRVEYWVDAYRKKVFTGTISMIYPQPEIRDNIVYYLAIVKIDPKDTVFLKPEMTSHAKIIIEEKKDVLVVPNSAVRFEEGKNVVYLKAGNNTERRQVEIGIRDDRWTEIISGLKEGELITIPILKKNQPGPKK; encoded by the coding sequence ATGGAGAAGAAAAAGAGATACCTAATCTTTGGCCTGATCAGTCTAATAGTAATTGTTGTCATTATTTCATTTTTAATAATGAAAAAGAATAAGAACCATATGAGAAATGAAGAGGTCTATAAGGTAAAAAAGGGAGAGGTCCTCCACTCTACAGAACAGACAGGTATTATAAAATCTCAGGTGGGCGCCATAGTGAAGGTTGGGACAAGGGCAACAGGGGTCATCACAAGGCTTAAATACCAGGTAGGAGATTTTGTTCAAAAAAACGCACTCATTGCAGAGATAGATGACAGGGAAAAACAGGCTGAAAGAAGAAATCTCATAGCCCAACTGGAGGAGCAAAAAAAAGACCTTGAGGCAAAGGAGGCACAATATTCATATAATAAACTCAATTATGAAAGAGAAATGAGGCTCCTTGAAAAAGAATTCACCACAAAGGACAATGTAGATAAAGCCAAAAGGGAGATGGATGTGGCAAGGGCACAGGTAGAGGTATCAAAGGCAAGGATAAAAGAAGTGACAGAGAAGATAGGCAGCCTTGATGTGTCTTTAAGCTACCACAAGATATATTCACCCATATCAGGTTATGTATCTCAGGTAACAACCCAGGAAGGCGAGACTGTGGTGGCAGGGCTTTCAGCAGTTAACCTTATTACCATCATAGACCCCACGAAACTGGAGATGTGGATATATGTAGATGAGACAGATATAGGCCGTGTAAAAAAGGGGATGAGGGTAGAATACTGGGTAGATGCATACAGAAAAAAGGTTTTTACCGGTACAATATCCATGATATACCCTCAGCCTGAGATAAGAGACAATATTGTTTATTATCTTGCCATAGTAAAGATCGACCCAAAGGATACTGTATTCTTAAAACCTGAGATGACAAGCCATGCCAAAATCATCATAGAAGAGAAGAAGGACGTCCTTGTTGTCCCCAATAGCGCCGTTCGGTTTGAGGAAGGAAAGAATGTGGTCTATTTAAAGGCAGGCAATAACACAGAGCGCAGGCAGGTAGAGATAGGCATAAGGGATGACCGATGGACGGAGATTATATCAGGTTTAAAAGAAGGCGAGCTTATCACAATACCTATCTTAAAGAAAAATCAGCCGGGTCCTAAGAAGTGA
- a CDS encoding ABC transporter permease has translation MGLSLKILQIREFLEETLKILFYYRARVLFSLAGVALGILSICVIITTIDGANKKAYEIFEALGPDSIMIFGGSERQRMARERLNTLTYRDAESIERIKGIYDITKAYSVRGLTMRYKDRKWQTNVIGATENYFDSFKWKLFMGTVFNRDNVADADSVCVIGFKVYDELFKGEDAIGRTIVIGKLPSKVLGILEERGGAAGGPNIDDRVIMPLSTVTSKLSNEKRYLGVIRVKTSRDVDATIEDIKAVLRKNHGITGDQDDFTIRSSRDVLQFMSVISGSLLLFLGTASIVALVVSGFVLANLFYLTIQERKKDIGIRRAYGASKRGILLSFLFESVFITFLGGIMGIILSLLLQGVFEKLFDIPMEFSFKVVVFALLFSSLTGTISGLKPALKASRIEPIEAIRG, from the coding sequence ATGGGATTATCTCTGAAGATACTTCAAATTAGGGAATTTTTAGAGGAGACCCTAAAGATCCTTTTTTATTACAGGGCAAGGGTCTTGTTTTCTCTTGCAGGGGTTGCCTTGGGCATCCTGTCTATATGTGTTATCATCACCACCATTGATGGAGCAAATAAAAAGGCATATGAGATATTCGAGGCATTAGGTCCGGACTCGATTATGATTTTTGGAGGCAGTGAGAGGCAGAGGATGGCAAGAGAAAGGTTGAATACCCTCACTTACAGGGATGCCGAATCTATCGAGAGGATAAAAGGCATATACGACATAACAAAGGCATATTCTGTCAGGGGTCTTACCATGAGATATAAAGACAGAAAATGGCAGACGAATGTTATAGGCGCTACGGAGAATTATTTTGACTCATTCAAGTGGAAGCTCTTTATGGGCACGGTCTTTAACAGGGATAATGTAGCTGATGCCGATTCGGTTTGTGTTATAGGTTTTAAGGTATATGATGAGTTGTTCAAAGGTGAGGATGCTATAGGCAGGACCATTGTTATAGGCAAATTGCCTTCAAAGGTTTTAGGTATCCTTGAGGAGAGAGGTGGCGCTGCAGGCGGTCCTAATATAGACGATAGGGTCATCATGCCTCTGTCTACTGTAACATCGAAGCTCTCTAATGAAAAAAGGTACTTAGGTGTTATAAGGGTTAAAACATCCAGGGATGTGGACGCTACCATTGAAGATATAAAGGCCGTGCTTAGAAAAAATCACGGCATCACAGGTGACCAGGATGATTTTACAATAAGGAGTTCAAGGGATGTGCTCCAGTTTATGAGCGTCATCTCAGGTTCTCTATTACTTTTTCTCGGGACTGCATCAATAGTTGCCCTTGTGGTGAGTGGATTTGTCCTTGCCAATCTTTTCTACCTTACCATACAGGAGAGGAAAAAGGATATAGGTATCAGGAGGGCATACGGTGCATCGAAAAGGGGTATACTCCTCTCTTTTCTCTTCGAATCTGTTTTTATTACATTTTTAGGTGGGATCATGGGCATAATATTAAGCCTTCTTCTCCAAGGTGTATTTGAAAAACTATTCGATATACCCATGGAATTTTCCTTTAAGGTGGTGGTATTTGCCTTACTTTTCAGTTCCCTAACAGGAACCATCTCCGGTCTCAAGCCAGCGCTCAAGGCAAGTAGGATAGAACCTATTGAGGCAATAAGGGGATGA
- a CDS encoding ABC transporter ATP-binding protein, whose protein sequence is MIILKGIKKSYVIGERELPILKGIDLSIKAGEMVILMGVSGSGKTTLMNIIGLLDKQTEGEYLFMDRSVDGMDDESLAMFRNEHIGFVFQQFFLLPYLNAIENVLIPIVYSKKNIKHPRDKARQLLIRFGLGERIHNKPSQLSGGEQQRVAIARALINDPDLILADEPTGALDSKTGNEIMELFRMLNSEGKTVIVVTHDPKLAQFGKRLIRIEDGIISEDTSN, encoded by the coding sequence GTGATCATTTTAAAAGGCATTAAAAAAAGCTATGTCATCGGAGAGAGGGAGTTGCCTATCCTGAAGGGTATTGATTTGTCCATAAAAGCAGGAGAAATGGTGATACTCATGGGTGTATCAGGTTCAGGGAAGACAACCCTTATGAATATTATAGGTCTTCTGGATAAACAAACAGAGGGCGAATATCTTTTTATGGATAGAAGTGTTGATGGCATGGATGATGAATCCCTTGCCATGTTTAGGAATGAGCATATAGGTTTTGTATTCCAGCAATTTTTTTTACTACCCTATCTCAATGCCATAGAGAATGTCCTTATACCCATAGTGTATTCAAAGAAGAATATAAAACACCCCAGAGATAAGGCAAGGCAGTTGCTTATAAGATTTGGCCTTGGAGAGAGGATACACAATAAGCCGTCCCAGCTTTCAGGGGGTGAACAACAGAGGGTTGCCATAGCCAGAGCCCTTATAAATGACCCTGACCTGATCCTTGCCGATGAACCTACAGGTGCCCTGGACTCTAAGACAGGTAACGAAATCATGGAGCTCTTTCGTATGCTCAATAGTGAGGGCAAGACCGTGATTGTGGTTACCCATGACCCCAAGCTGGCACAATTCGGCAAGAGGCTTATAAGGATTGAGGATGGGATTATCTCTGAAGATACTTCAAATTAG